Proteins encoded together in one Anabaena sphaerica FACHB-251 window:
- a CDS encoding ABC transporter permease, whose amino-acid sequence MTITKRQIPSFFNFAKSNLSQRFMLIGLAMTLFFIFLAFFAPVFQSWGWLQNPKEFLSNPIHDAPSLKHWFGTSRLGYDVFSRTIFGAQAALQVVILATALSMVIGVPLGMVSGYLGGKLDKVLLFLMDSIYTLPGLLLSVTLAFVVGRGILNAAIAISIAYIPQYYRVVRNHTVSVKTEVYIEAAQAIGASTWTVLSKYLFFNVIQSVPVLFTLNAADAILVLGGLGFLGLGLPEDVPEWGYDLKQALEALPTGIWWTTLFPGLAMTTLVVGLSLLGEGLNEFVNPRLRRENRQ is encoded by the coding sequence ATGACCATTACAAAACGTCAAATACCAAGTTTTTTTAATTTTGCTAAATCTAACCTATCCCAGCGATTTATGCTGATAGGTTTGGCTATGACTTTATTTTTTATCTTTTTAGCCTTTTTTGCGCCTGTATTTCAATCTTGGGGATGGCTACAAAACCCCAAAGAATTTTTAAGTAACCCTATTCATGATGCACCTTCCCTTAAACACTGGTTTGGTACAAGTCGTTTGGGTTATGATGTCTTTTCCCGGACGATTTTTGGCGCACAAGCGGCACTACAAGTAGTTATTTTAGCTACCGCCCTCAGTATGGTAATTGGTGTACCGTTGGGGATGGTAAGTGGCTATTTGGGTGGAAAATTAGATAAAGTATTGCTGTTTCTCATGGATAGCATTTACACCCTACCGGGATTGCTGCTTTCTGTCACACTGGCTTTTGTGGTGGGGAGAGGAATTTTAAATGCTGCGATCGCTATTAGTATAGCCTACATACCCCAATATTATCGCGTAGTTCGTAACCACACCGTCAGCGTCAAAACGGAAGTATACATCGAAGCCGCGCAAGCAATAGGCGCTTCTACCTGGACTGTACTTTCAAAATATCTATTTTTCAATGTTATTCAAAGTGTCCCCGTCCTCTTTACCCTCAACGCCGCAGATGCCATATTAGTTTTAGGCGGTTTAGGCTTTTTGGGTTTAGGACTACCTGAAGATGTACCAGAATGGGGATATGATTTAAAGCAAGCTCTGGAAGCACTACCTACAGGCATTTGGTGGACTACCCTGTTTCCGGGTTTAGCTATGACAACCTTGGTAGTAGGGTTATCACTACTTGGTGAAGGGTTGAATGAATTTGTCAATCCTCGTCTGAGAAGAGAAAATAGGCAATAG